In Brachypodium distachyon strain Bd21 chromosome 2, Brachypodium_distachyon_v3.0, whole genome shotgun sequence, one genomic interval encodes:
- the LOC104582520 gene encoding RING-H2 finger protein ATL39 → MAEAKDMHEQTTGCLPVDQSCFALSRLSKAYRSAAHDDIDPACCSTTSYLEVLGISFASLLIILFVLCMIRCYLMRRAVNRVTVGASASASTAASTAAKKRPTGLSKAAIAALPKFEYRGTGDDEGDRWECAICLCAMADGEVARQLPGCMHLFHRACVDMWLVAHTTCPVCRAEVVKPPPDDVKAGGPSEPARLEDGERDLEAQ, encoded by the coding sequence ATGGCCGAGGCCAAGGACATGCACGAGCAGACCACCGGCTGCCTCCCCGTCGACCAGTCCTGCTTCGCTCTCTCCCGCCTCTCCAAGGCGTACCGCAGCGCCGCCCACGACGACATCGACCCGGCCTGCTGCTCCACCACGTCCTACCTCGAGGTCCTCGGCATCTCCTTCGCCTCGCTGCTCATCATCCTCTTCGTGCTCTGCATGATCCGCTGCTACCTCATGCGCCGGGCCGTGAACCGGGTCACGGTCggggcatcggcatcggcatcgacggcggcgtccacgGCGGCCAAGAAGCGGCCCACGGGGCTCAGCAaggccgccatcgccgcgctgcccaagttcgagtaCCGGGgcaccggcgacgacgagggcgACCGGTGGGAGTGCGCGATATGCCtctgcgccatggccgacggCGAGGTGGCCAGGCAGCTGCCCGGGTGCATGCACCTCTTCCACAGGGCCTGCGTCGACATGTGGCTCGTGGCGCACACCACGTGCCCCGTGTGCCGGGCCGAGGTGGtcaagccgccgccggacgacGTCAAGGCCGGCGGGCCGTCGGAGCCAGCCAGGTTGGAGGATGGCGAGAGGGATCTGGAGGCGCAATAG
- the LOC100824975 gene encoding RING-H2 finger protein ATL39 yields MSTDTTNTALQPGLGGVGVSPCCGTTTLLAALAGSFACCFLFIIVFLCLRFLNIRRSWARRHSTAQAPLQRQPGLPLLNKRGLDADAIEAMMPSFPYRRDSSASTVECAVCLGAVEEGETARRLPGCGHMFHQACVDVWLLSNASCPVCRGRLADRAAAASASVVPVEMLDDGTVSSSSSTTTGAVPERNGWFGGRASGSGEETDLERQ; encoded by the coding sequence ATGTCCACAGACACGACTAACACGGCCTTGCAGCCGGGGCTAGGAGGAGTGGGCGTGTCCCCATGCTGCGGCACGACGACGCTGCTCGCCGCGCTTGCGGGGTCCTTCGCCTGCTgcttcctcttcatcatcgTCTTCCTCTGCCTCCGCTTCCTCAACATTCGCCGCTCCTGGGCGCGGCGCCACAGTACTGCACAGGCACCCCTGCAAAGGCAGCCGGGGCTTCCACTGCTCAATAAGCGCGGcctcgacgccgacgccaTTGAGGCCATGATGCCGTCTTTTCCGTACCGGCGGGACAGCTCGGCGTCGACGGTCGAGTGCGCGGTGTGCCTCGGCGCCGTGGAAGAGGGGGAGACGGCGAGGCGGCTCCCTGGGTGCGGCCACATGTTCCACCAGGCGTGCGTCGACGTGTGGCTCCTTTCCAATGCGTCGTGCCCCGTCTGCCGCGGGAGGCTGGCTgatcgagccgccgccgcgtcggcgTCCGTCGTGCCTGTCGAGATGTTGGACGATGGGACGGTGTCGTCTtcgtcctcgacgacgacaGGGGCCGTGCCGGAGCGGAATGGGTGGTTCGGTGGGCGGGcgtccggctccggcgaggaaaCGGACTTGGAGCGGCAATAG
- the LOC106865449 gene encoding RING-H2 finger protein ATL74 → MSSPGMMTNHTGAAADPYGRQQSFSGRVLLAAVVILFALTVVFVALRVLLYMCCAFGGGGSRGRGGGGLAAGIRRSMNSFGRIGSSRRGLDASALSALPVTAYQKSTGAAGDAECAVCLSELADGDKVRELPNCGHVFHVECVDAWLRSRTTCPLCRAGAEPETELKGNGKEEAAQSSSSSSSAAATGPPQPALSGPGGGSFIVTVHGFPDTRRDAPGSTSGAVQLVSSYS, encoded by the coding sequence ATGTCGTCGCCAGGGATGATGACGAACCACACGGGCGCCGCGGCGGACCCGTACGGTCGGCAGCAGAGCTTCAGCGGCCGCGTGCTGCTCGCGGCCGTCGTCATCCTGTTCGCGCTCAccgtcgtcttcgtcgccctccgcgtcctgctctACATGTGCTGCGcgttcggcggcggcgggtcacgcggccgcggcggcggcggactcgCGGCCGGCATCCGGCGGTCCATGAACTCCTTCGGCAGGATCGGCAGCAGCCGGCGCGGGCTGGACGCGTCCGCGCTCTCCGCGCTGCCGGTCACGGCGTACCAGAAATCGACCGGCGCCGCGGGGGACGCTGAATGCGCCGTGTGCCTGTCGGAGCTCGCGGACGGGGACAAGGTGCGGGAGCTGCCGAATTGCGGGCATGTGTTCCACGTGGAGTGCGTTGACGCGTGGCTGCGGTCCAGGACCACGTGCCCGCTCTGCCGGGCCGGGGCGGAGCCGGAGACGGAGCTCAAGGGGAACGGCAAGGAGGAAGCGGCgcagtcgtcgtcgtcttcttcgtcggcggcggccacgggtCCGCCGCAGCCGGCGTTATCCGGtccaggaggaggaagcttCATCGTCACGGTACATGGATTTCCAGATACCCGGAGAGACGCTCCCGGGTCAACATCCGGGGCAGTTCAATTGGTATCTTCGTATTCCTAG
- the LOC100825586 gene encoding RING-H2 finger protein ATL39, giving the protein MSGNSPDTAGTPAGAVEGHHRFSGRVLLTTVLSILALIVVFVFIPLLLYVFGVRSAAGGRGRGRGGLAAGIRRSMISSFGRISRRRGLDASALSALPVTAYRKKKQERRAGASAGGGGPDSDCAVCLSELADGDKVRELPNCGHVFHLECVDAWLRSRTTCPLCRAEAESPGPMGNGEAEAAQPSATEPPPQPALFGAGGTLMA; this is encoded by the coding sequence ATGTCAGGGAATAGCCCCGACACGGCGGGcacgccggcgggcgccgtgGAAGGTCATCACAGGTTCAGCGGGCGCGTCCTGCTCACGACCGTCCTCAGCATCCTCGCGCtcatcgtcgtcttcgtcttcatccCCCTCCTGCTGTACGTGTTCGGGGttcgctccgccgccggcggacgcggccgcggccgcgggggACTCGCGGCCGGCATCCGGCGGTCTATGATCAGCTCGTTCGGCAGAATCAGCAGGCGGCGCGGTCTGGACGCGTCCGCGCTGTCCGCGCTGCCGGTCACGGCGTaccggaagaagaagcaggagcgccgcgctgGCGCGTccgccggcggtggagggCCTGACTCTGACTGCGCCGTGTGCCTGTCGGAGCTCGCGGACGGGGACAAGGTGCGTGAGCTGCCCAACTGCGGCCACGTGTTCCACTTGGAGTGCGTCGACGCGTGGCTGCGGTCCAGGACGACGTGCCCGCTCTGCCGGGCCGAAGCGGAATCTCCGGGACCTATGGGGAatggcgaggcggaggcggcgcagccgtcggcaacggagccgccgccgcaaccgGCGTTGTTTGGTGCAGGAGGGACCTTGATGGCTTGA
- the LOC100825900 gene encoding probable E3 ubiquitin-protein ligase ATL44 yields MSGNSPEAGGTPAGTVEPYARHHRFSARVLLTTVLILFALTLVFVFIRLLLYAFVPRSGGRGGLGAGILRSINSFGRIGSRRGLDASALSALPVTAYRKKESAAGASAGGGPDSDCAVCLSELTDGDKVRELPNCGHVFHVDCVDAWLRSTTTCPLCRAEAESGAKAEAAQSSATEPPPQPALFGAGGTLIVTVDGFPDGQRAAHGETSGLRQMVSSHT; encoded by the coding sequence ATGTCAGGGAACAGCCCCGAGGCGGGGGGCACGCCGGCGGGCACCGTTGAACCGTACGCGCGGCATCATAGGTTCAGCGCGCGCGTCCTGCTCACGACCGTCCTCATCCTCTTCGCGCTCAccctcgtcttcgtcttcatccGCCTCCTGCTGTACGCCTTCGTGCCTcgctccggcggccgcgggggcCTCGGGGCTGGCATCCTGCGGTCCATCAACTCGTTCGGCAGAATCGGCAGCCGGCGCGGGCTGGACGCGTCCGCGCTCTCCGCGCTGCCGGTCACGGCGTACCGTAAGAAGGAGAGCGCCGCTGGCGCGTCCGCCGGTGGAGGGCCTGACTCCGACTGCGCCGTGTGCCTGTCGGAGCTCACGGACGGGGACAAGGTGCGGGAGCTGCCCAACTGCGGGCACGTCTTCCACGTCGACTGCGTCGACGCGTGGCTGCGGTCCACGACCACGTGCCCGCTCTGCCGGGCCGAGGCGGAATCGGGGGccaaggcggaggcggcgcagtCGTCGGCaacggagccgccgccgcaaccgGCGTTGTTTGGTGCAGGAGGGACCTTGATCGTGACCGTAGATGGCTTTCCGGATGGCCAGAGAGCCGCCCACGGGGAAACGTCGGGCCTTCGTCAAATGGTATCTTCCCATACCTAG